One window of the Zea mays cultivar B73 chromosome 3, Zm-B73-REFERENCE-NAM-5.0, whole genome shotgun sequence genome contains the following:
- the LOC100281887 gene encoding peptidyl-tRNA hydrolase: MRLPSAASASRLPSSLFLQPRARTRCVPSSSLACRASSSSAAGAGDGGSRKPWLFVGLGNPGKVYQGTRHNVGFEMIDVIAEAEGISLSSMQFKAMVGKGRIGDASIMLAKPQTFMNASGESVGQLVSYFKIPLSQVVVMYDDLDLPFAKLRLLPKGGHGGHNGMRSIVNHLKQSRDFPRLRIGIGRPPGKMDPANFVLRPFNKKEQQELDFALHRGLEAVRIMVPEGFNKSATYVNTAQSSEMLNR; this comes from the exons ATGCGGTTGCCATCTGCCGCCTCGGCGTCCCGCCTTCCCTCTTCCCTTTTCTTACAACCCCGCGCAAGGACAAGATGCGTCCCATCCTCCTCCCTCGCCTGTCGGGCATCTTCTTCATCAGCCGCGGGCGCTGGTGACGGCGGCTCGCGGAAGCCGTGGCTCTTCGTAGGGCTGGGTAACCCCGGAAAGGTGTACCAGGGAACTCGCCACAAC GTTGGATTCGAGATGATCGATgttatagcagaagctgagggtaTATCTCTGAGCAGTATGCAGTTCAAGGCAATGGTTGGAAAAG GCCGCATTGGTGATGCATCTATTATGCTTGCCAAGCCACAAACCTTTATGAATGCAAGCGGTGAGTCT GTCGGGCAGCTGGTTTCATATTTCAAGATACCACTTAGTCAAGTCGTTGTG ATGTATGATGATCTGGATTTACCCTTTGCAAAACTGCGTCTGCTGCCAAAGGGTGGCCATGGTGGGCATAATGG GATGAGAAGCATCGTCAACCATTTGAAACAGAGCCGTGATTTTCCACGCCTAAGAATTG GCATTGGACGACCGCCCGGGAAGATGGATCCTGCCAATTTCGTTCTCCGGCCTTTTAACAAGAAAGAGCAGCAAGAG CTTGATTTTGCGTTGCATAGGGGCTTGGAGGCGGTGCGGATAATGGTGCCGGAAGGATTCAACAAGAGCGCGACTTACGTGAACACTGCACAATCATCTGAAATGCTGAATAGGTGA
- the LOC100283397 gene encoding threonine synthase, whose amino-acid sequence MATFTAASSLSLLFSHPHSHSRQPSAQGPTASSHLHLHPRASRARCASSDTTATKHRRPAEENIREEAARLRGPAQGFSAWYEPFPPAPGGDPNERYSLDEVVYRSSSGGLLDVRHDMEALARYPGSYWRDLFDSRVGRTAWPYGSGVWSKKEFVLPEIDSDHIVSLFEGNSNLFWAERLGREHLGGMNDLWVKHCGISHTGSFKDLGMTVLVSQVNRLRRAPLSRPIAGVGCASTGDTSAALSAYCAAAGIPAIVFLPADRISLQQLIQPIANGATVLSLDTDFDGCMRLIREVTAELPIYLANSLNPLRLEGQKTAAIEILQQFNWQVPDWVIVPGGNLGNIYAFYKGFEMCRVLGLVDRVPRLVCAQAANANPLYRYYKSGWTEFEPQTAETTFASAIQIGDPVSVDRAVVALKATDGIVEEATEEELMDATALADRTGMFACPHTGVALAALFKLQGQRIIGPNDRTVVVSTAHGLKFTQSKIDYHDKNIKDMVCQYANPPISVKADFGSVMDVLQKNLNGKI is encoded by the coding sequence ATGGCGACCTTCACCGCggcctcctccctctccctcctcttctcccacCCGCACTCCCACTCCCGCCAACCATCCGCCCAGGGGCCCACCGCCAGCTCCCACCTCCACCTGCATCCGCGCGCCAGCCGCGCGCGCTGCGCCTCTTCCGACACGACGGCCACGAAGCACCGCCGCCCAGCGGAGGAGAACATCCGCGAGGAGGCGGCGCGGCTCCGAGGCCCGGCCCAGGGTTTCTCTGCGTGGTACGAGCCCTTCCCGCCGGCGCCCGGCGGCGACCCGAACGAGCGCTACTCGCTGGACGAGGTCGTCTACCGCTCCAGCTCGGGGGGCCTCCTCGACGTGCGCCACGACATGGAGGCGCTGGCCCGCTACCCGGGGTCCTACTGGCGTGACCTCTTCGACTCCCGCGTCGGCCGCACCGCCTGGCCCTACGGCTCGGGCGTCTGGTCCAAGAAGGAGTTCGTGCTCCCCGAGATCGACTCCGACCACATCGTCTCCCTCTTCGAGGGCAACTCCAACCTCTTCTGGGCGGAGCGCCTCGGCCGCGAGCACCTCGGCGGGATGAACGACCTCTGGGTCAAGCACTGTGGCATCTCCCACACGGGCTCCTTCAAGGACCTCGGCATGACGGTGCTCGTCAGCCAGGTGAACCGCCTCCGCCGCGCGCCGCTCTCGCGCCCCATCGCCGGTGTCGGCTGCGCGTCCACGGGAGACACCTCCGCCGCGCTCTCGGCCTACTGCGCAGCCGCGGGAATCCCCGCCATCGTGTTCCTGCCAGCGGACCGCATCTCGCTGCAGCAGCTCATCCAGCCGATCGCCAACGGCGCCACCGTGCTCTCTCTAGACACTGATTTTGATGGCTGCATGCGGCTCATTCGCGAGGTCACTGCAGAGCTGCCAATCTACCTTGCCAATTCGCTCAACCCGCTCCGCCTTGAGGGGCAGAAGACAGCGGCCATCGAGATATTGCAGCAGTTCAATTGGCAGGTGCCAGATTGGGTCATTGTTCCAGGAGGCAATCTTGGGAATATCTATGCATTCTACAAGGGGTTTGAGATGTGCCGCGTTCTTGGACTTGTTGATCGCGTGCCACGGCTTGTCTGCGCACAGGCTGCAAATGCAAATCCATTGTACCGGTACTACAAGTCAGGTTGGACTGAGTTTGAGCCACAAACTGCCGAGACTACATTTGCATCTGCGATACAGATTGGTGATCCTGTATCTGTTGACCGTGCGGTGGTCGCGCTGAAGGCCACTGACGGTATTGTGGAGGAGGCTACAGAGGAGGAGCTAATGGATGCAACGGCGCTTGCTGACCGCACTGGGATGTTTGCTTGCCCACATACTGGGGTTGCACTTGCTGCTTTGTTTAAGCTTCAGGGTCAGCGTATAATTGGCCCTAATGACCGCACTGTGGTTGTTAGCACAGCTCATGGGCTGAAGTTCACGCAGTCAAAGATTGACTACCATGACAAAAACATCAAAGACATGGTTTGCCAGTATGCTAATCCACCGATCAGTGTGAAGGCTGACTTTGGTTCTGTGATGGATGTTCTCCAGAAAAATCTCAATGGTAAGATATAA